A part of Aegilops tauschii subsp. strangulata cultivar AL8/78 chromosome 2, Aet v6.0, whole genome shotgun sequence genomic DNA contains:
- the LOC109734899 gene encoding xylan O-acetyltransferase 6, which yields MLRRKSPFAAAPAAAKQGEGEEAPARRPGAPLSLAGLLVSIFLVAIFLYNEDSAAVKAPIAADAAAGDFPLAGASRARSAPDLHLLHEVNPRPQQQQQEGNGEEEGQRRHVEQVESRRKASDGDRVDAPARADKRAAPATTTTATPPPSSGGNTSTTSSRAAVAAPEPAACNLYQGWWTYDAEASQVPLYREAECEFLTEQVTCMRNGRRDDSYQRWRWQPSSCDLPRFDARVLLERLRNKRLMFVGDSLNRNQWESMVCLVSSAIPARDKKSLAKFVGPNGSLNVFRAAEYNATVEFYWAPFLVSSNSDDPQAHSVADRVIAWRSIAKHARHWRAAHLLVFNTYIWWLNNFEMKVLKNPRAMPDKYTLVDRPVAYKEVLKTWAKWVDRHVDPGRTKVFFMGMSPNHGVPEAWGGGPGAIKCAMETQPILNHTGPLYIGTDWRLHGAAEAVLRTMRRVPVHLVDITALSEFRKDAHTSVHTLRQGKLLTPEQQADPRTYADCIHWCLPGLPDTWNHFLYAQIVAAPPPPAQAQAQPLPQSSSSSSL from the exons atgcTGCGCCGGAAGTCGCCGTTCGCGGCGGCGCCTGCGGCCGCCAagcagggggagggggaggaggcgccCGCGCGCAGGCCCGGCGCGCCGCTCTCGCTCGCGGGCCTCCTCGTCTCCATCTTCCTCGTCGCCATCTTCCTCTACAACGAGGACTCCGCCGCCGTCAAGGCCCCCATCGCCGCCGACGCCGCGGCCGGGGACTTCCCGCTCGCCGGGGCCTCGCGCGCCCGGTCCGCCCCCGACCTCCACCTCCTCCACGAGGTCAACCCCCGCccccagcagcagcagcaagagGGGAACGGCGAGGAGGAGGGGCAGCGTCGCCATGTGGAGCAGGTGGAGAGCAGGAGGAAAGCGAGCGACGGCGACAGGGTGGACGCGCCCGCGAGAGCAGACAAGCGGGCCGCCCCCGCCACGACGACGACCGCGACGCCTCCTCCCAGCAGCGGCGGCAACACCAGCACCACGAGCAGcagagcggcggtggcggcgccggAGCCGGCGGCGTGCAACCTGTACCAGGGGTGGTGGACGTACGACGCGGAGGCGTCGCAGGTGCCGCTGTACCGCGAGGCGGAGTGCGAGTTCCTGACGGAGCAGGTGACGTGCATGCGCAACGGCCGGCGCGACGACTCGTACCAGCGGTGGCGCTGGCAGCCCTCCTCCTGCGACCTCCCCAG GTTCGACGCGCGGGTGCTGCTGGAGCGGCTGCGGAACAAGAGGCTGATGTTCGTGGGGGACTCGCTGAACCGGAACCAGTGGGAGTCGATGGTGTGCCTGGTGTCGTCGGCGATCCCTGCGCGGGACAAGAAGTCCCTGGCCAAGTTCGTCGGGCCCAACGGCTCTCTCAACGTGTTCAGGGCGGCGGAGTACAACGCGACGGTGGAGTTCTACTGGGCGCCGTTCCTGGTGAGCTCCAACTCGGACGACCCGCAGGCGCACAGCGTGGCGGACCGCGTGATCGCGTGGCGGTCCATCGCCAAGCACGCCCGGCACTGGCGCGCCGCCCACTTGCTCGTCTTCAACACCTacatctggtggctcaacaactTCGAGATGAAAGTGCT GAAGAACCCTCGGGCGATGCCGGACAAGTACACGCTGGTGGACCGGCCGGTGGCGTACAAGGAGGTGCTCAAGACGTGGGCCAAGTGGGTGGACCGGCACGTCGACCCCGGCCGGACCAAGGTCTTCTTCATGGGCATGTCGCCCAACCACGGCGT gcCGGAGGCgtggggcggggggccgggcgcCATCAAGTGCGCCATGGAGACGCAGCCGATCCTCAACCACACGGGCCCGCTCTACATCGGCACCGACTGGCGGCTGCACGGCGCGGCGGAGGCGGTGCTGCGCACCATGCGCCGCGTGCCCGTCCACCTCGTCGACATCACCGCGCTCTCCGAGTTCCGCAAGGACGCGCACACCTCCGTGCACACGCTCAGGCAGGGGAAGCTGCTCACCCCCGAGCAGCAGGCGGACCCGCGCACCTACGCCGACTGCATCCACTGGTGCCTCCCGGGCCTCCCCGACACCTGGAACCACTTCCTCTACGCCCAGATCGtcgccgcccctccgccgccggcgcAGGCGCAGGCGCAGCCCCTTCCGcagtcgtcgtcgtcgtcgtcgttgtag
- the LOC109734900 gene encoding probable AMP deaminase: MEPSPSYALHLAVAALVGASFAAASAYYMHRKTLDQLLRFARSLDRDHRRRARLLSDGAEDSDPDREEGEEDDDGPPPHRDHDRRTLPIPPGLPPLHTGREGKPTISPAANKRVGSLVRPTTPKSSVPAVSTFESIEDSDEDVDLEPDSKNDDAVYVGTNGAIGSDPVPVKADQNGDIPPTSMIRSHSATGSLHGIQLNPVAADILRKEPEHETFSRINITAVETPSHDEIEAYKVLQKCLELREKYIFREEVAPWEKEIITDPSTPKPNPNPFNYEHQTKTEHHFEMVDGVVHLYPSKDSKERLFPVADATTFFTDMHYILRVLAAGDIRTVCHHRLNLLEQKFNLHLMVNADRELLAQKAAPHRDFYNVRKVDTHVHHSACMNQKHLLRFIKSKLKKEPDEVVIFRDGTYLTLKEVFESLDLTGYDLNVDLLDVHADKSTFHRFDKFNLKYNPCGQSRLREIFLKQDNLIQGRFLAELTKEVFADLEASKYQMAEYRISIYGRKKSEWDQMASWIVNNELYSENVVWLIQIPRIYNVYREMGTINSFQNLLDNIFLPLFEVTVDPSSHPQLHVFLEQVVGLDLVDDESKPERRPTKHMPTPEQWTNVFNPAYAYYVYYCYANLYTLNKLRDSKGMTTIKLRPHCGEAGDIDHLAAAFLTSHNIAHGVNLKKSPVLQYLYYLAQIGLAMSPLSNNSLFIDYHRNPFPTFFLRGLNVSLSTDDPLQIHLTKEPLVEEYSVAASLWKLSSCDLCEIARNSVYQSGFSHRLKSHWIGRNYYKRGPDGNDIHQTNVPHIRIEFRHNIWKDEMELIHFGNVKLPEETDR; this comes from the exons atGGAGCCCTCCCCGTCCTACGCGCTGCACCTCGCCGTCGCGGCGCTCGTCGGCGCCTCCTTCGCCGCCGCGTCCGCCTACTACATGCACCGCAAGACCCTCGACCAGCTCCTCCGCTTCGCCCGCTCCCTCGACCGcgaccaccgccgccgcgcccgcctcCTCTCCGACGGCGCCGAGGACAGCGACCCCGACCGGGAGGAAggcgaggaggacgacgacggcCCTCCCCCGCACAGGGACCACGATCGCCGCACCCTCCCCATCCCGCCGGGGCTCCCGCCGCTCCACACCGGCCGAGAGG GCAAGCCCACTATATCTCCAGCTGCGAACAAAAGAGTTGGGTCTCTGGTTAGACCAACGACACCAAAATCCTCTGTTCCTGCAGTCAGCACATTTGAGAGCATCGAAGATTCAGATGAGGATGTTGATCTTGAGCCGGATTCCAAAAATGATGATGCTGTCTACGTTGGCACAAATGGGGCTATT GGATCAGACCCGGTTCCTGTTAAAGCGGATCAGAATGGGGACATACCACCAACGAGCATGATTAGATCTCACAGTGCAACTGGCAGTCTCCATGGGATCCAGCTAAATCCAGTAGCAGCTGATATACTTCGAAAGGAACCTGAGCATGAAACTTTCAGTAGGATCAATATTACAGCTGTTG AAACTCCTTCTCATGATGAAATTGAAGCATACAAAGTTCTTCAAAAATGTCTTGAGCTACGAGAGAAGTACATCTTCAGAGAAGAAGTTGCTCCATGGGAGAAGGAAATAATAACTGATCCTAGTACCCCCAAACCTAACCCAAACCCGTTCAACTATGAACATCAGACCAAAACTGAA CATCACTTTGAAATGGTTGATGGTGTTGTTCATCTGTACCCCAGTAAAGATT CTAAAGAAAGACTGTTTCCTGTTGCTGATGCTACCACCTTCTTTACTGATATGCATTATATCCTTCGTGTATTGGCTGCTGGGGATATCCGAACAGTCTGTCATCACCGTTTAAATCTTCTAGAGCAA AAATTTAATCTTCATTTGATGGTCAATGCCGATAGAGAGCTGCTTGCCCAGAAAGCTGCACCACACAGGGACTTCTACAATGTCAGGAAGGTTGATACTCATGTTCATCACTCTGCATGCATGAACCAGAAGCATCTTTTGAGGTTTATTAAGTCAAAATTGAAGAAAGAACCAGATGAG GTTGTGATTTTTAGAGATGGGACCTATTTGACTCTTAAGGAGGTGTTCGAGAGTTTGGACTTGACTGG GTATGACCTCAATGTTGATCTCTTGGACGTGCATGCTGATAAGAGTACATTTCACCGTTTTGACAAGTTCAATCTGAAATATAATCCATGTGGCCAGTCTCGCCTCAGGGAGATCTTTCTTAAGCAGGACAACCTTATTCAAG GTCGCTTCCTCGCTGAATTAACTAAAGAAGTGTTTGCTGACCTTGAAGCAAGCAAATATCAG ATGGCCGAGTATCGAATATCTATTTATGGGAGAAAGAAAAGTGAGTGGGATCAGATGGCAAGTTGGATAGTGAATAATGAATTGTACAGCGAGAATGTTGTTTGGTTAATCCAG ATTCCTCGGATTTACAATGTATACAGGGAGATGGGCACGATTAATTCATTCCAGAACCTCCTTGACAACATATTTCTTCCACTTTTTGAAGTAACTGTTGATCCTTCTTCACATCCTCAGCTGCACGTTTTCTTAGAACAG GTTGTTGGTTTAGATTTGGTGGATGATGAAAGCAAACCAGAAAGGCGCCCAACAAAACACATGCCGACTCCTGAGcaatggactaatgttttcaaTCCAGCCTATGCATATTATGTATACTATTGCTATGCTAACTTGTACACACTGAACAAG CTTCGTGATTCCAAGGGCATGACAACAATCAAACTTCGTCCACACTGTGGAGAG GCTGGTGATATTGATCATCTTGCTGCAGCGTTTCTTACTTCTCATAACATTGCTCACGGGGTGAATTTAAAGAAGTCCCCTGTCCTCCAGTACTTGTATTATCTTGCTCAG ATTGGTCTTGCAATGTCTCCTTTGAGCAACAACTCATTGTTTATTGACTACCACCGGAACCCTTTCCCAACATTTTTCTTAAGAGGCCTGAATGTTTCTCTCTCAACTGATGACCCTTTGCAAATTCACCTAACAAAAGAACCTTTGGTTGAAGAATACAGTGTTGCTGCTTCG CTGTGGAAGCTTAGCTCTTGTGACTTGTGTGAAATAGCCAGGAATTCTGTGTACCAGTCTGGTTTCTCTCATAGGCTGAAG TCACACTGGATTGGTAGAAACTACTACAAAAGAGGCCCCGACGGCAATGACATCCACCAGACAAATGTTCCCCACATTAGGATTGAATTCCGGCACAAC ATTTGGAAAGATGAGATGGAGCTGATACATTTCGGAAATGTTAAGCTACCAGAAGAAACCGACAGATGA